One Burkholderiaceae bacterium DAT-1 DNA segment encodes these proteins:
- a CDS encoding DUF502 domain-containing protein, with amino-acid sequence MRRYFVTGLLIWVPLGITLWVISTLVRTMDSILVLLPPQFRPAEYLGLHIPGLGVVFVLLVVLLTGLLTANILGQRLVRFWEEVLNRIPVVKSIYGSVKQVSDTVLSDSGQAFRKALLVRFPHQDVWTVAFLTGSPAAEIAQHLDAEYVSVYVPTTPNPTSGYFMIVRRSDTIELEISVDEALKYVISMGVVAPKPSSPANAVTPEKCVNC; translated from the coding sequence ATGAGAAGATACTTTGTAACGGGTTTACTGATCTGGGTTCCGCTGGGTATTACGCTGTGGGTGATTAGTACACTTGTTCGCACCATGGATAGCATTCTGGTGCTGCTTCCACCGCAATTCCGTCCGGCAGAGTATCTGGGTCTGCATATCCCCGGTCTGGGTGTGGTGTTTGTCCTGCTGGTGGTACTGCTGACAGGTTTGCTGACGGCTAACATCCTTGGGCAGCGTCTGGTGCGATTTTGGGAAGAAGTCCTGAATCGAATTCCAGTCGTGAAATCCATCTACGGTAGCGTCAAGCAGGTGTCGGATACGGTGTTGTCTGATTCTGGTCAGGCATTCCGTAAAGCCCTTCTGGTGCGTTTTCCGCATCAGGATGTGTGGACGGTGGCGTTTCTGACGGGTAGTCCTGCGGCGGAAATTGCGCAGCATCTTGATGCTGAATACGTATCCGTCTATGTGCCGACGACGCCAAATCCGACCTCCGGCTATTTCATGATTGTGCGTCGGAGCGATACCATCGAACTGGAAATCAGTGTCGATGAGGCATTGAAGTACGTGATTTCAATGGGCGTGGTGGCACCAAAGCCATCGAGCCCGGCTAATGCAGTCACACCTGAAAAGTGTGTTAACTGCTGA
- a CDS encoding endonuclease/exonuclease/phosphatase family protein has translation MSRHLTLATMNIHKGMSPLNREHCLPAIRAAIHELDADLIFLQEVQGEHRTRARQHADWPDAPQHEFLAADHHSIYGRNAEYRSGHHGNALLSRYRIMFWDNVDISLNRFERRGLLYASLDIPCWDTPLHAVCVHLNLRAADRRKQLELLTAFIGDHIDEHEPLIVAGDFNDWKAEACTPLLHGAGLTDAYRYLHGRVAASFPARLPVLNLDRIYTRGVAVESAQVHTGRPWSSLSDHIPLSAIIRNP, from the coding sequence ATGAGCAGGCATCTGACGCTGGCGACCATGAACATCCACAAGGGTATGTCGCCGCTTAATCGCGAGCATTGCCTGCCTGCCATTCGCGCCGCTATTCATGAACTGGATGCAGATCTGATCTTCCTGCAGGAAGTACAGGGCGAGCATCGCACACGTGCCCGGCAGCATGCCGACTGGCCCGACGCACCACAACATGAGTTTCTGGCAGCAGACCACCATAGCATCTATGGGCGCAATGCAGAATATCGATCGGGTCATCACGGCAATGCCCTGCTTTCGCGCTATCGCATCATGTTTTGGGACAATGTCGATATCAGCCTGAACCGCTTTGAACGACGCGGCCTGCTATATGCATCGCTGGACATTCCCTGCTGGGACACGCCGCTGCACGCCGTGTGTGTTCATCTCAATTTACGAGCCGCAGACCGCCGCAAACAACTCGAACTCCTCACCGCCTTTATTGGCGATCATATCGATGAACATGAGCCGCTGATTGTGGCTGGCGATTTCAACGACTGGAAAGCGGAGGCCTGCACGCCGCTCTTGCATGGCGCAGGATTAACTGATGCCTACCGGTATTTACACGGCCGCGTGGCCGCCAGTTTTCCGGCGCGCCTGCCTGTATTGAATCTGGATCGAATCTACACGCGCGGGGTGGCCGTCGAAAGTGCACAGGTGCATACTGGACGTCCGTGGTCTAGCTTATCGGATCACATACCTTTGAGTGCCATCATTCGAAATCCATGA
- a CDS encoding TonB-dependent receptor, translated as MQFRLKPVALIIAALAAPVFAADETTKIGDVNVQGEGSLGGGLMVKEDAPKSRTTVTKEAIEKKTPTQNPFQLLNGQPGVNAFSQDPSGLFGGSMTVRGLSSAQMGFTVNGAPVNDSGNFNVYPQEYVDGENLEEIFLTQGATDAEAPHIGATGGNIGINSQFPSSKFRVKAVQTMGSFGLSKSFIRLDTGKLGPTSSYISYSHAESNKFRGEGSAKRDHVDGMTLINLGGGSRLSASIVYNKAINHFFRSLTQAQFAQYGMTYDYDTTFPGRTAKPGVADNESSLKNYYQLAQNPFENYVATAKGNFQLNNFTRLDIEPYFWYGYGGGASGQTVAESTVGKDLNGDKDTKDTVLVFSSTLTKTYRPGTTVKVNLDLGAHRVVAGLWYERARHFQTNPQGLVGADGKPVDVWTRDNNVTYADGRQYNFSRDWITITEVKQPFVQDTWNVNDRLQLQGALKYQDIQRDGTNAPSNNTPTAFTITKKWSDTLPQLSARYQLDDESQVFGSVVKNFRAPANFVLFDTQRLGGADLQPETNISSELGYRLQAEDANFTATFFHYDFKNRQVSRTDPDNVTRTYNAGKVQGNGLELEAATKPVNGWSAYGSAAFQEIKLKDNFSTFACAKTTCTKPTDITDISKILLAGYAQVDLPTAGNYMVDAPRVMASLGVNWEQGPLAIGVAGKFTGRRYADLMNTEVAPSFTTVSLNARYKVGNFSVLKNVGVTFNAENLGNEHYLGQMNTGVTSTNYTDAKGVVVKGNAASYYIGAPRSFSVSVRGEF; from the coding sequence ATGCAATTTCGACTGAAACCCGTGGCGCTGATCATTGCAGCGCTGGCCGCCCCCGTGTTTGCGGCTGACGAGACAACCAAGATCGGTGACGTGAACGTTCAGGGCGAAGGCTCTCTGGGCGGTGGCCTGATGGTCAAGGAAGATGCGCCGAAGTCGCGCACCACTGTGACCAAAGAAGCCATTGAAAAGAAGACCCCGACACAGAATCCGTTCCAGCTGCTGAATGGTCAGCCAGGCGTGAACGCGTTCTCGCAAGATCCGAGCGGCCTGTTTGGTGGCTCCATGACTGTACGCGGCCTGAGCTCCGCACAGATGGGCTTTACCGTGAACGGTGCGCCGGTGAATGACTCTGGCAACTTCAATGTCTATCCGCAAGAGTACGTGGATGGCGAAAACCTGGAAGAAATCTTCCTGACCCAGGGCGCCACCGATGCAGAAGCACCGCACATTGGTGCTACCGGCGGTAACATCGGTATCAATAGCCAGTTCCCATCCAGCAAATTCCGCGTGAAGGCTGTACAGACCATGGGTTCCTTTGGTCTGAGCAAGTCCTTTATCCGTCTGGATACCGGCAAGCTGGGCCCGACATCGTCGTACATCTCCTACTCACATGCTGAGAGCAACAAATTCCGCGGCGAAGGTAGCGCAAAGCGCGATCACGTCGATGGCATGACCCTGATCAATCTGGGTGGCGGTAGCCGTCTGTCGGCCAGCATTGTGTACAACAAGGCCATCAACCACTTCTTCCGTTCGCTGACGCAAGCCCAGTTTGCGCAGTACGGCATGACCTACGACTATGACACCACCTTCCCGGGTCGCACTGCGAAGCCGGGCGTGGCTGACAATGAGTCTAGCCTGAAGAATTACTACCAGCTGGCACAAAATCCGTTCGAGAACTATGTTGCTACCGCTAAGGGCAACTTCCAGCTGAACAACTTCACCCGTCTGGATATCGAACCGTACTTCTGGTACGGCTATGGCGGTGGCGCATCGGGTCAGACCGTTGCTGAAAGCACCGTGGGCAAGGATCTGAATGGCGATAAGGACACCAAGGATACCGTCTTGGTATTCAGCAGCACGCTGACCAAGACCTATCGTCCGGGTACAACCGTCAAGGTGAATCTGGATCTGGGTGCTCACCGTGTGGTGGCTGGTCTGTGGTACGAACGTGCCCGTCACTTCCAGACTAATCCGCAAGGTCTGGTGGGTGCTGATGGCAAGCCGGTGGATGTCTGGACACGTGACAACAACGTGACCTACGCCGATGGCCGCCAGTACAACTTCTCGCGTGACTGGATCACCATCACCGAAGTGAAGCAGCCGTTTGTGCAAGATACCTGGAACGTGAATGACCGCCTGCAATTGCAAGGCGCCCTGAAGTATCAGGACATTCAGCGTGATGGTACCAACGCACCGTCGAACAACACCCCGACCGCGTTCACCATTACCAAGAAGTGGTCCGATACCCTGCCGCAACTGAGCGCACGTTACCAACTGGATGACGAATCGCAAGTGTTCGGTAGCGTGGTGAAGAACTTCCGCGCACCAGCCAACTTCGTGCTGTTCGACACTCAGCGTCTGGGTGGTGCCGATCTGCAGCCGGAAACCAACATCAGCAGCGAACTGGGCTACCGCCTGCAAGCTGAAGATGCCAACTTCACTGCAACCTTCTTCCACTACGATTTCAAGAACCGTCAGGTTTCCCGTACCGATCCGGATAACGTGACCCGTACCTACAATGCTGGCAAGGTACAAGGCAACGGTCTGGAGCTGGAAGCGGCTACCAAGCCGGTGAATGGCTGGTCTGCATACGGTTCCGCAGCCTTCCAGGAAATCAAGCTGAAGGACAACTTCTCGACCTTCGCGTGTGCCAAGACCACCTGTACCAAGCCGACCGACATTACTGATATCAGCAAAATTCTGCTTGCCGGTTATGCACAGGTTGATCTGCCAACTGCAGGCAACTACATGGTTGACGCACCGCGCGTGATGGCTTCCCTGGGCGTGAACTGGGAACAAGGCCCGCTGGCGATTGGTGTGGCTGGCAAGTTTACCGGTCGTCGTTATGCCGATCTGATGAATACCGAAGTGGCACCGTCGTTCACCACCGTTTCGCTGAACGCACGCTACAAAGTGGGCAATTTCAGCGTGCTGAAGAACGTGGGCGTGACCTTCAATGCTGAAAACCTCGGCAACGAACACTACCTCGGTCAGATGAACACGGGTGTGACATCGACAAACTACACCGATGCCAAGGGTGTGGTGGTGAAGGGCAATGCCGCTTCCTACTACATCGGCGCACCGCGCTCGTTCAGCGTGAGCGTACGCGGCGAGTTCTAA
- a CDS encoding energy transducer TonB, with amino-acid sequence MSVIYRHRDAISFVPGALLAAALVFGGFKNATSVKPKEKDPVQVALINEQDIPPPPPPEVKQPTPPQPQEQPQPTPTPEPVRTPTPTPSPIVEPIPTPVPQPAKPVEAKPVEAPPPAPAPAPRPVANVNAGDQYAATLRQYLESHKRIPTGREYSSLRPEGRVEYFVVLDREGNVKDMGILNKPEVAGATLLVQAAKDTIKRAKFPPFPADAWPNDQTHRFEGGINYTAPAE; translated from the coding sequence ATGAGCGTAATCTACCGACATCGTGATGCGATCTCCTTCGTGCCTGGCGCGTTGCTCGCGGCTGCGCTGGTGTTTGGCGGTTTCAAAAACGCCACATCGGTCAAGCCCAAGGAGAAAGATCCGGTTCAGGTGGCCCTGATCAATGAACAGGATATTCCGCCGCCACCTCCGCCGGAAGTGAAACAACCCACGCCGCCGCAACCGCAGGAACAACCGCAACCCACGCCGACACCGGAGCCTGTGCGTACCCCTACGCCGACGCCATCGCCGATTGTGGAGCCGATTCCGACACCGGTGCCACAGCCAGCCAAGCCGGTTGAGGCCAAGCCTGTGGAAGCACCTCCACCTGCTCCCGCACCTGCACCCCGTCCGGTTGCAAATGTGAATGCGGGTGACCAGTATGCCGCGACGCTGCGTCAGTATCTGGAGTCGCACAAGCGCATTCCGACTGGCCGCGAATACAGCTCGCTGCGTCCGGAAGGGCGAGTGGAATACTTTGTGGTGCTGGACCGTGAAGGCAATGTGAAGGACATGGGTATTCTGAACAAGCCAGAAGTTGCTGGTGCGACCCTGCTGGTTCAGGCTGCCAAGGATACGATCAAGCGCGCCAAGTTCCCGCCCTTTCCGGCGGATGCGTGGCCCAATGATCAGACCCACCGCTTTGAAGGCGGTATTAACTACACTGCTCCGGCTGAATGA
- the nudB gene encoding dihydroneopterin triphosphate diphosphatase, whose protein sequence is MKPFKIPVSVLVVIYTPELDALIIERTDYRDAWQSVTGSIDPDESLRQTAIREVQEETGIDATQYQLQDWGIENRWEIYEVWRHRYAPGVTENTEHVFGLLVPEQLTPVLSPREHQAHQWLPYALAAEKVFSPSNAEALRMLPDMAKRFDIHHPVAGHA, encoded by the coding sequence ATGAAACCGTTCAAGATTCCTGTTTCCGTACTGGTTGTGATCTATACGCCTGAACTGGATGCGTTGATTATTGAGCGCACCGACTATCGCGATGCCTGGCAATCTGTCACCGGCAGTATCGACCCGGATGAATCACTGCGTCAGACCGCCATTCGGGAAGTGCAGGAAGAAACGGGGATCGATGCAACGCAATATCAGCTACAGGATTGGGGCATCGAGAACCGCTGGGAGATCTACGAGGTCTGGCGGCACCGCTATGCCCCCGGCGTAACCGAAAACACGGAACATGTGTTTGGCCTCCTGGTACCGGAACAATTGACGCCAGTGCTCAGTCCGCGTGAACATCAGGCTCACCAATGGCTGCCCTATGCACTGGCTGCTGAAAAGGTATTTTCGCCGTCAAACGCGGAAGCACTCAGAATGCTGCCGGACATGGCCAAACGATTCGATATTCATCATCCCGTAGCAGGTCACGCATAG
- a CDS encoding biopolymer transporter ExbD, producing MRRWEEPKKPKARIEIIPMIDVMMFLLVFFVLLSLNVITARGVKTALPSSSASQDLKTQDVAVISLGKDNELQLAGKNIAMTELVPSLKAMEKPGRKLVLIVNADKTVEFQRVIDVMDELKGNGYDSISFATKKK from the coding sequence ATGCGTAGATGGGAAGAACCCAAGAAGCCCAAGGCACGGATCGAAATCATCCCGATGATTGACGTGATGATGTTCCTGCTGGTGTTTTTTGTGCTGCTGAGTCTGAATGTGATTACCGCACGTGGCGTGAAAACCGCGCTGCCGTCGTCGTCTGCCTCGCAGGACTTGAAGACCCAGGACGTGGCCGTGATTTCACTGGGCAAGGACAACGAACTGCAACTGGCTGGCAAGAATATTGCCATGACCGAGCTGGTTCCTAGCCTCAAGGCTATGGAAAAGCCCGGCCGCAAGCTGGTGCTGATCGTGAACGCCGACAAGACCGTTGAATTCCAGCGTGTGATCGATGTCATGGACGAGCTCAAGGGCAACGGCTACGACTCGATTTCCTTCGCCACCAAGAAGAAGTGA
- the pyk gene encoding pyruvate kinase — MQRSTKIVATLGPSSTDAAVLEKLILAGVNVVRLNFSHGKPDDHIGRAELVREIAAKFNHPVAIMVDLQGPKIRVGKFAEGKVTLVNGANFVLDAACEMGDATRVGLDYKELPNDVEPGAVLLLDDGRIVLTVDRVLGQEIHTKVKVGGVLSNNKGINRQGGGLSAPALTAKDMEDIKVAAKLEADYVAVSFPKSGADMYMARTLLAAAGSKAGVIAKIERCEAITNLEELVEASDGIMVARGDLAVEVGDAAVPALQKRMIRIAREKNKLTITATQMMESMISSPVPTRAEVSDVANAVLDGTDAVMLSAETAAGQYPVETVEAMARVCLEAEKSSDYQLDRDFLNREFSRVDQSIAMAALFTANHLRVKAICSLTQTGATALWMSRVNCGVPIYALTPEVSTYRKLALYRDVFPMMLSHDCNQRQLVSSAEKALVSKGLLESGDLLVVTVGDTVGQMGSTNTMKIVRVA; from the coding sequence ATGCAGCGCAGTACCAAGATTGTTGCGACCCTTGGCCCATCTTCCACCGATGCAGCCGTGCTGGAGAAACTCATTCTGGCGGGTGTCAATGTGGTTCGCCTGAATTTCTCGCATGGCAAGCCGGATGATCATATTGGCCGTGCCGAACTGGTGCGCGAGATTGCCGCCAAGTTCAATCATCCTGTCGCCATCATGGTTGACCTGCAAGGGCCGAAAATTCGGGTCGGTAAGTTTGCCGAGGGCAAAGTGACGCTGGTCAATGGCGCCAACTTTGTCCTCGATGCCGCCTGCGAAATGGGTGATGCCACCCGTGTCGGGCTGGATTACAAGGAGCTGCCGAACGATGTCGAACCGGGCGCGGTGTTGCTGCTGGATGATGGCCGCATTGTGCTGACAGTCGATCGCGTGCTGGGACAGGAGATTCATACCAAGGTTAAAGTCGGCGGTGTGCTGAGCAATAACAAGGGGATCAACAGGCAGGGTGGGGGGTTGTCTGCTCCCGCGCTTACCGCCAAGGACATGGAAGATATCAAGGTGGCCGCCAAGCTGGAAGCGGACTATGTCGCCGTGTCATTCCCCAAGAGCGGTGCCGATATGTATATGGCACGCACGCTGCTGGCAGCGGCCGGTAGCAAGGCTGGTGTCATTGCCAAGATCGAGCGTTGCGAGGCCATTACCAATCTCGAAGAGCTGGTAGAAGCATCCGATGGCATCATGGTGGCGCGTGGTGATCTGGCCGTGGAAGTGGGGGATGCGGCCGTACCAGCACTGCAAAAGCGCATGATCCGCATCGCTCGTGAGAAGAACAAGCTCACGATCACCGCCACGCAGATGATGGAGTCGATGATTTCCAGTCCGGTGCCGACCCGAGCCGAAGTCAGTGACGTAGCCAACGCCGTGCTGGATGGAACGGATGCTGTCATGCTGTCTGCCGAAACGGCTGCCGGACAGTATCCGGTGGAAACCGTCGAGGCGATGGCCCGGGTGTGTCTGGAAGCCGAGAAGTCGTCCGATTACCAGCTTGACCGCGATTTTCTAAATCGTGAGTTTTCACGTGTAGATCAGTCGATTGCGATGGCGGCGCTGTTTACTGCCAACCATTTGCGTGTGAAGGCAATCTGTTCGCTGACGCAAACCGGTGCGACTGCCTTGTGGATGAGCCGCGTGAACTGCGGCGTCCCGATTTATGCCCTCACGCCTGAAGTATCCACCTATCGTAAACTGGCGCTTTATCGCGATGTATTTCCGATGATGCTGTCGCATGACTGCAATCAGCGACAGTTAGTGTCTTCTGCCGAAAAAGCACTGGTTAGCAAGGGACTGCTGGAAAGTGGCGACCTGCTGGTGGTCACGGTTGGCGATACCGTTGGTCAGATGGGCAGCACCAACACCATGAAGATTGTGCGGGTTGCATAA
- the maiA gene encoding maleylacetoacetate isomerase, translating into MTLYTYFRSSAAWRVRIALAHKGLSWEAVPVHLLKDGGQQHGDAYKSLNPQGLVPALVTEAGDVLSQSLAIIEYLDEAYPAQALLPTDPVARAKVRSLALQIAADIHPINNLRVLQYLKRELSASQEQVDAWIRHWVDTGFATLETQLLAAGATKYCYGDQPSLADACLVPQVFNARRFGVDMSKYPVISAIDAHLMTLPAFAETQPARQSDAE; encoded by the coding sequence CTGACCCTGTATACCTATTTTCGATCATCCGCTGCCTGGCGCGTCCGTATTGCCTTGGCCCACAAAGGCCTGTCTTGGGAGGCTGTGCCGGTTCATTTGCTGAAAGACGGCGGCCAGCAGCATGGTGATGCATATAAGTCACTGAATCCACAAGGCTTGGTGCCGGCTCTGGTGACAGAAGCGGGTGATGTGCTGTCGCAGTCACTGGCCATTATCGAGTATCTGGACGAAGCGTACCCGGCGCAGGCTTTGCTGCCTACCGATCCGGTCGCGCGAGCCAAGGTGCGTTCGCTGGCCTTGCAGATTGCAGCCGATATTCACCCTATCAACAACCTGCGCGTGCTGCAGTATTTGAAGCGCGAACTTAGCGCATCGCAAGAACAGGTCGACGCCTGGATCCGTCACTGGGTGGATACCGGATTTGCCACGCTGGAAACGCAGTTGCTTGCTGCAGGTGCAACAAAGTATTGCTACGGTGATCAGCCAAGCTTGGCTGATGCCTGTCTGGTGCCACAGGTATTTAATGCCAGACGCTTTGGTGTGGATATGAGCAAATATCCGGTGATTAGTGCGATTGACGCACATTTGATGACATTGCCTGCCTTTGCAGAGACACAGCCTGCTCGGCAGTCTGATGCCGAATAA
- the clsB gene encoding cardiolipin synthase ClsB codes for MTLTAGNHITLLKSGTEYFPALLSAIALARHEIFLETYIFQEDSTGQSITDALILAAHRGVRVHALLDGFGSAALSDAFREHLRHQGIELLFFRPEISRLSVSRQRLRRLHRKIVCIDGLTAFVGGINIIDDLDRPEWPPRYDYAVQIRGPLVAEIRQRSAQQWQRTRYVQALSYPPASRPPAQPAACGHVPASLLIRDNVRHRRDIEHAYLQRIRHARHAVTLANAYFLPGRSFRRALQDAAQRGVTVTILLQGRVDHALIFHAARFLYPELCSSGIQVFEYKAGLMHAKAAVFDRQWLTVGSSNIDPFSLLTAREANVLIQHGALARELEDDILQHCYCDSVHINAEGIAMHRGWRRVKAWIAYQLVRLLLGLTGYGAGEYGEDE; via the coding sequence ATGACCCTGACGGCGGGCAATCACATTACGCTACTGAAATCCGGAACCGAATACTTTCCGGCACTGCTGTCGGCTATTGCGCTTGCGCGTCATGAAATTTTTCTGGAAACCTATATTTTCCAGGAAGATAGCACTGGTCAGAGCATCACCGATGCACTCATTCTGGCCGCGCATCGCGGCGTGCGTGTACACGCATTACTGGACGGATTTGGCTCAGCAGCCTTATCAGACGCTTTTCGCGAACACTTGCGGCATCAAGGCATTGAATTACTGTTTTTCCGCCCAGAAATTTCGCGACTGTCGGTATCCAGACAGCGTTTGCGGCGCCTGCACCGGAAAATTGTCTGCATTGACGGTCTGACTGCGTTTGTAGGTGGCATCAATATAATTGATGATCTGGATCGTCCGGAATGGCCACCACGGTATGACTACGCAGTGCAGATTCGGGGGCCACTTGTCGCAGAGATCCGCCAGCGCTCGGCTCAACAGTGGCAACGCACACGGTATGTTCAAGCACTGAGCTACCCGCCAGCCTCTCGCCCACCCGCACAACCGGCGGCCTGTGGCCACGTTCCCGCCTCTCTCCTGATCCGGGATAACGTGCGTCATCGCCGGGATATCGAACACGCCTACCTGCAGCGAATTCGGCACGCACGACATGCAGTTACCCTTGCCAATGCCTATTTTCTGCCCGGGCGCTCATTCAGGCGCGCCTTGCAGGATGCAGCACAACGAGGCGTGACAGTTACTATCCTGTTGCAAGGCAGGGTCGATCACGCGCTGATATTCCATGCTGCACGCTTTTTGTATCCCGAGTTATGCTCGTCAGGCATTCAGGTTTTCGAGTACAAGGCTGGACTCATGCATGCCAAAGCTGCCGTATTTGACCGGCAATGGCTTACCGTAGGCTCATCGAACATCGATCCATTCAGCTTGCTGACCGCACGCGAAGCCAATGTACTGATTCAGCACGGGGCCCTGGCGCGCGAACTGGAAGATGACATTCTCCAGCACTGCTATTGCGACAGCGTGCATATCAATGCCGAAGGTATCGCCATGCACCGTGGCTGGCGTCGCGTTAAGGCATGGATTGCCTATCAACTGGTTCGACTTTTGCTGGGCCTGACAGGTTATGGTGCCGGGGAATACGGCGAGGATGAATAG
- a CDS encoding TSUP family transporter — protein MNDTLLLIAFSFSAGLIDAAVGGGGLIQVPGLFATLPNQLPATLLGTNKFSSVFGTALAGWRYARKVDMAWRLVIATAITAFVFSLGGAEIAGRVPKDWMRPLVLGLLVVMLLYTMHKKDFGALHRPQHIGRKEMLIALSIGGAIGFYDGFFGPGTGSFLIFLFIRFFGFDFLRATSAAKIVNLATNLAALIIFMPAGHVLYQFAIPMAVANMGGAMVGTRLALKGGTRIIRLLFIGLVVALIIKLTFDTFR, from the coding sequence ATGAACGACACCCTTCTCCTGATTGCCTTTTCCTTTTCTGCAGGACTGATTGACGCGGCGGTAGGCGGAGGGGGGCTCATTCAGGTTCCCGGCCTGTTTGCCACCTTACCCAATCAGTTGCCAGCCACCCTGCTGGGTACCAATAAGTTCTCATCGGTCTTCGGTACAGCACTTGCCGGATGGCGATACGCACGCAAGGTGGATATGGCGTGGCGACTGGTCATAGCCACCGCCATCACCGCCTTTGTCTTTTCTCTGGGCGGCGCAGAAATAGCCGGACGCGTTCCCAAAGACTGGATGCGGCCACTGGTTCTTGGCCTGCTTGTCGTGATGCTGCTGTACACAATGCACAAGAAAGACTTTGGCGCCTTGCACCGCCCGCAGCACATTGGACGCAAAGAGATGCTGATTGCGCTTTCAATTGGCGGCGCCATTGGCTTTTACGATGGCTTCTTTGGCCCCGGTACCGGCAGTTTCCTGATTTTTCTGTTCATTCGCTTTTTCGGATTTGATTTTCTGCGCGCAACCAGTGCCGCTAAAATCGTCAATCTAGCCACCAATCTCGCCGCGCTGATTATCTTTATGCCAGCAGGGCATGTGTTGTACCAGTTTGCCATTCCGATGGCTGTGGCCAATATGGGGGGCGCAATGGTGGGTACCCGGCTGGCACTCAAGGGTGGCACACGTATCATCCGCTTGTTGTTCATCGGACTGGTGGTTGCACTGATCATCAAGCTGACATTCGATACCTTCCGATGA
- a CDS encoding zinc ribbon domain-containing protein, producing MPIFDYQCSACGHRDEVLQKLSDAPLSVCPACGKDAYAKCLSAAGFQLKGSGWYATDFKGGSTASSAPEPAPAAAHACGTGGCGGCA from the coding sequence GTGCCAATTTTTGATTATCAATGCAGCGCTTGCGGTCATCGTGACGAAGTGTTGCAGAAGCTGTCGGATGCGCCCCTCAGCGTCTGTCCCGCCTGTGGCAAGGATGCATATGCAAAATGCCTGTCTGCAGCAGGGTTCCAGCTGAAAGGTTCGGGCTGGTATGCTACTGACTTTAAGGGTGGCTCGACTGCATCGTCCGCCCCTGAGCCTGCTCCGGCTGCGGCGCATGCATGTGGTACTGGTGGCTGTGGCGGGTGTGCGTAG
- a CDS encoding MotA/TolQ/ExbB proton channel family protein, translating to MNVQLLHDLSFYAMYVCALIGVMVIVERLIFFFVTMKHAKELEAVMHHDVHSLADLPQELVNRDSVPVEVLREMLEVKAKLSRRSDLEDMSDAIYIAMKAKLHSRLWILDTIVTAAPLLGLLGTILGIIDTFKVLAANGVSDTAGVSQGIGTALFATALGIAIALFGLVFFNHFQERIDRINDHIKILLLRAGIGTEFK from the coding sequence ATGAACGTCCAACTGCTGCATGATCTTTCCTTCTACGCCATGTATGTGTGCGCCCTGATCGGCGTCATGGTGATCGTTGAACGACTGATCTTTTTCTTCGTAACCATGAAGCATGCCAAAGAGCTGGAAGCGGTGATGCACCATGATGTGCACAGCCTGGCCGATCTGCCGCAAGAGCTGGTGAACCGTGACTCCGTGCCGGTTGAAGTGCTGCGTGAAATGCTGGAAGTAAAGGCCAAGCTGAGCCGTCGCTCCGATCTGGAAGATATGTCCGACGCGATCTACATCGCTATGAAGGCCAAGCTGCATAGCCGTCTGTGGATTCTGGATACCATCGTGACCGCTGCACCTCTGCTGGGTCTGCTGGGTACGATTCTGGGTATTATCGACACCTTCAAGGTGCTGGCCGCCAACGGCGTGTCTGACACCGCAGGCGTGTCGCAAGGGATTGGTACCGCCCTGTTTGCCACTGCACTGGGTATTGCGATTGCGCTGTTCGGTCTGGTGTTTTTCAACCACTTCCAGGAACGCATCGACCGCATCAACGATCACATCAAGATTCTGTTGCTGCGCGCCGGTATCGGTACTGAGTTCAAGTAA